A stretch of Natronococcus sp. CG52 DNA encodes these proteins:
- a CDS encoding IucA/IucC family protein: MNRTTRRDRGSARLRTSAEREAFGAATHYARAHDLETPAEAPYLEALEDARRDILRRFVHGILRGKPAGLPTPRLVEPALSELPAELPPFDGLDADRLRSLAEPLPDRCRRLALLSFPASETLLVIPVAARRGYDRFRLIGPVQQWSPDTVSARTTPTGAERITHPVDLVPLLEREGAFSDADQATRIREEVAESVANLALARLAGRVHSRVVRDGTAGATDSVFETIQTGVSAADPATAFERIVTDGHPFHPAGKIRRGMNAADGLAYAPEFTDRIDLRFVAVDREYALETRADGADRLTDRLYATFAGLEDALERAIPAGRAREEYAVIPVHPLQYHRTIPERYARQRADGRVVPIPDYAQPATPQLNLRTVVPHETERTGGKPLPHLKLAIPVQTTNVVRTLSPHAVTNGPQVTDVVRALEERESLETLGLLSEPAATCYYPPDGPHPSGDEFDDARHLSGLARTNPSTHPLVDEGSAPVVASSLVADAPTTGRPLVRELIEQHGETTDAADTADAALAFVDRYARVVVPEQLRLLCVYGIAVESHLQNSLIVFDVEDARPVATLVRDLGGIRVHRERLAEHGLSLEPYPDSDVDADGEGDLYRKLYYALFQNHLAELVATIADELPVDERACWERIQARCERAFETLRADAAAPDDRIRRDERALFAEPTTHKALTAMRLRGKRHEYVTSEVSNPLSAAGRRRIDP, encoded by the coding sequence ATGAACAGAACGACCCGACGAGACCGGGGTTCGGCACGCCTCCGAACGAGCGCGGAGCGGGAGGCGTTCGGCGCGGCCACCCACTACGCGCGAGCCCACGACCTCGAGACGCCGGCGGAGGCTCCGTATCTCGAGGCGCTCGAAGACGCTCGACGCGACATCCTTCGTCGATTCGTCCACGGCATCCTCCGAGGAAAACCAGCGGGCCTCCCCACGCCTCGCCTCGTCGAACCCGCTCTCTCCGAGCTTCCGGCGGAGCTGCCGCCGTTCGACGGCCTCGACGCGGATCGACTGCGCTCGCTCGCGGAACCCCTACCGGACCGATGTCGTCGACTCGCGCTCCTCTCGTTTCCCGCCTCCGAGACGCTTCTGGTGATCCCGGTCGCGGCGAGACGCGGCTACGACCGGTTCCGGCTTATCGGTCCGGTCCAGCAGTGGTCGCCGGATACAGTGTCGGCAAGGACGACTCCCACCGGAGCCGAACGGATCACGCACCCGGTCGATCTCGTCCCGCTCCTCGAGCGCGAAGGCGCGTTCAGCGACGCCGACCAGGCCACCCGGATCCGCGAGGAGGTCGCCGAGAGCGTCGCCAACCTCGCGCTGGCGCGGCTGGCCGGCCGCGTCCACTCGCGGGTCGTTCGGGACGGAACCGCCGGAGCGACCGACTCGGTCTTCGAGACGATTCAGACCGGCGTCTCGGCCGCCGATCCCGCCACCGCATTCGAGCGGATCGTCACCGACGGTCACCCGTTCCATCCCGCCGGGAAGATCCGGCGGGGGATGAACGCCGCCGACGGGCTCGCCTACGCGCCGGAGTTCACCGACCGAATCGACCTTCGGTTCGTCGCCGTCGACAGGGAGTACGCCCTGGAGACGCGTGCGGACGGCGCCGATCGGCTGACCGACCGACTGTACGCGACGTTCGCGGGACTCGAGGACGCCCTCGAGCGCGCGATTCCAGCGGGTCGCGCGCGCGAAGAATACGCTGTCATCCCCGTCCATCCGCTGCAGTACCACCGGACGATCCCAGAACGCTACGCTCGTCAGCGGGCCGACGGACGGGTCGTCCCGATTCCGGACTACGCTCAGCCGGCGACGCCGCAGCTCAACCTCCGGACGGTAGTTCCCCACGAAACCGAACGCACCGGAGGGAAACCGCTTCCTCACCTCAAGCTCGCGATCCCCGTCCAGACGACGAACGTCGTCCGGACGCTGTCGCCCCACGCCGTGACGAACGGGCCGCAGGTGACCGACGTCGTCCGAGCGCTCGAGGAACGGGAGTCACTCGAGACGCTCGGCTTGCTCTCCGAGCCGGCGGCGACCTGCTACTACCCGCCGGATGGACCCCATCCGAGCGGCGACGAGTTCGACGACGCCCGACACCTCTCGGGGCTGGCCCGAACGAATCCGTCCACTCACCCGCTCGTAGACGAGGGATCGGCGCCGGTCGTCGCTTCGAGTCTCGTCGCCGACGCGCCAACCACCGGCCGCCCCCTCGTCCGCGAGCTGATCGAACAGCACGGAGAGACGACGGACGCCGCCGACACCGCCGACGCGGCGCTCGCGTTCGTCGACCGGTACGCCCGCGTCGTCGTCCCCGAGCAGCTCCGACTGCTGTGCGTGTACGGCATCGCCGTCGAGAGCCACCTCCAGAACAGCCTGATCGTCTTCGACGTCGAGGACGCGCGCCCGGTCGCGACCCTCGTCCGCGATCTCGGCGGGATTCGAGTGCACCGGGAACGGCTCGCCGAACACGGACTCTCGCTCGAGCCGTATCCGGACTCGGACGTCGACGCCGACGGCGAGGGAGACCTCTACCGGAAGTTGTACTACGCGCTCTTCCAGAACCACCTCGCGGAACTCGTCGCGACGATCGCCGACGAACTCCCCGTCGACGAGCGAGCCTGCTGGGAACGGATCCAGGCCCGGTGCGAACGAGCCTTCGAGACGCTCCGAGCCGACGCGGCGGCTCCCGACGATCGGATCCGGCGCGACGAGCGCGCACTGTTCGCGGAGCCGACGACGCACAAGGCGCTGACCGCGATGCGTCTTCGCGGCAAGCGCCACGAGTACGTGACGAGCGAGGTGTCGAACCCGCTCTCCGCGGCCGGACGGCGGCGGATCGATCCGTAA
- a CDS encoding NAD(P)/FAD-dependent oxidoreductase — MRDVCIVGGGVAGLAASIFTSRAGLETLVVDSGGRNPPSSRTQSGDAGGSILKRNASLENYPGFPDGIDARHYLQLTREQARNAGAALELGRVTSVDPIDDTDLEKGFVLETEGGDPLEARRVIAASWPNSDFLESLDVGRKQRGNKHFVSVDEGGRTAVDGVYAAGRIADEPHQAIIAAGHGAKVGFAVIHDSDANFYHDWVVPEGYFTGRGREVPPGCEEIDDDERRARDEKARETMLEALSEPLDERPTTHPSVDRD, encoded by the coding sequence ATGCGAGACGTCTGTATCGTCGGTGGGGGCGTGGCCGGCCTCGCCGCCTCGATTTTCACTTCGCGCGCCGGGCTCGAGACGCTGGTCGTCGACAGCGGGGGACGAAATCCCCCGAGCAGCCGGACGCAGTCCGGCGACGCCGGCGGGTCCATCCTCAAGCGCAACGCCAGCCTCGAAAACTACCCCGGATTTCCGGACGGTATCGACGCCCGACACTACCTCCAGCTCACTCGGGAGCAGGCCAGGAACGCCGGTGCCGCGTTGGAACTCGGACGGGTGACCAGCGTCGACCCGATCGACGACACCGACCTCGAGAAGGGATTCGTCCTCGAAACCGAGGGCGGCGATCCGCTCGAGGCCCGCCGGGTGATCGCCGCCTCCTGGCCGAACAGCGACTTCCTCGAATCACTCGACGTCGGCCGGAAACAGCGCGGGAACAAACACTTCGTCAGCGTCGACGAGGGCGGCCGGACGGCGGTCGACGGCGTCTACGCCGCGGGCCGAATCGCGGACGAGCCCCACCAGGCGATCATCGCGGCCGGACACGGCGCGAAAGTGGGCTTCGCGGTGATTCACGACTCCGACGCGAACTTCTACCACGACTGGGTCGTCCCGGAGGGGTACTTCACCGGCCGCGGCCGCGAGGTACCCCCGGGCTGCGAGGAGATCGACGACGACGAACGGCGCGCTCGAGACGAGAAGGCGCGAGAGACGATGCTCGAGGCGCTTTCGGAGCCGCTGGACGAACGACCGACGACGCACCCGAGCGTCGATCGGGACTGA
- a CDS encoding SRPBCC family protein, giving the protein MDRILLSTVAHRPPEEVFPYVRSFADYPRYSEHLKDVRVHGDGDVGSVYDLRLSWWKLNYTARSKVTEIDAPASLEWRLLNNVDARGEWRVEPEPESAPDGVETASRIYFEAVYDPYSADESALSLPRFVSLDWVVGKVEPRIIDEAETVVQRLVADIEGEPRDVELTVHEMP; this is encoded by the coding sequence GTGGACAGGATTCTGCTCAGTACGGTCGCTCACCGCCCTCCCGAGGAGGTGTTCCCGTACGTTCGATCGTTCGCCGACTACCCTCGATACTCGGAGCACCTGAAGGACGTTCGCGTCCACGGCGACGGCGACGTCGGCTCCGTCTACGATCTGCGGCTCAGCTGGTGGAAACTCAACTACACCGCTCGTTCGAAGGTGACCGAGATCGACGCTCCGGCGTCGCTCGAGTGGCGACTGCTCAACAACGTCGACGCCCGAGGGGAGTGGCGCGTCGAGCCCGAACCCGAATCGGCGCCCGACGGCGTCGAGACGGCGAGTCGGATCTACTTCGAGGCGGTGTACGATCCGTACTCGGCGGACGAGAGCGCGCTCTCGCTGCCGCGGTTCGTCTCGCTGGACTGGGTCGTCGGGAAGGTCGAACCCCGAATCATCGACGAGGCCGAGACGGTGGTCCAGCGGCTGGTCGCGGATATCGAGGGCGAGCCCCGCGACGTGGAGTTGACGGTTCACGAGATGCCGTAA
- the trkA gene encoding Trk system potassium transporter TrkA, giving the protein MYVIVVGAGEVGSNIAESLDDDHEVVVIDTDEDRIEEITYSHDVLAVEGDGTSIETLEEAGIEDADMVIASTDVDETNIVICGAAKAIDDPFTIARIKKTKLLRTWERSERAFGVDFMVCTDLHTAETIVRIAGLPNAHDVETFANGVVHMAEFTVGSESPVTGQTVSEADQFESLTFAALFRGDEVVVPRGETRLREGDRVVVIGSRRSVRGFANVLTPEPVLEDADDIVIVGGSEIGYQTARLFEAEGIEPRLIEHDPDRARELAEELPETLVFESDATDVDFLVREHVDESDIVVAALNSDERNLLVALLAKRIGAKRTIGVVESARHVDLFETVGIDVAVNPRLVTAEEITRFTREYRTENVAMLEHDRAEVLEIEIGVESMLAGNRIRDVIANLPDGVVVGAITRDGELITPRGETVVERGDHVIVFVETAALDEVTAAL; this is encoded by the coding sequence GTGTACGTAATCGTCGTCGGTGCGGGTGAGGTCGGGTCGAACATCGCCGAGAGCCTCGACGACGATCACGAGGTCGTCGTGATCGACACGGACGAGGATCGTATCGAGGAGATCACCTACTCTCACGACGTGCTGGCGGTCGAGGGCGACGGGACTTCGATCGAGACGCTCGAGGAGGCGGGGATCGAGGACGCGGATATGGTCATCGCGAGCACCGACGTCGACGAGACGAACATCGTTATCTGCGGGGCCGCGAAGGCGATCGACGACCCGTTCACCATCGCTCGGATCAAGAAGACCAAGCTGTTGCGGACCTGGGAACGGTCGGAGAGGGCCTTCGGCGTCGACTTCATGGTCTGTACCGACCTCCATACGGCAGAGACGATCGTCCGGATCGCCGGGCTACCGAACGCACACGACGTCGAAACCTTCGCGAACGGAGTCGTTCACATGGCGGAGTTTACCGTCGGATCCGAGAGCCCGGTCACCGGCCAGACCGTCTCGGAGGCCGACCAGTTCGAGTCGCTCACCTTCGCGGCGCTGTTTCGCGGCGACGAGGTCGTCGTTCCGAGAGGCGAGACGCGCCTCCGGGAGGGCGATCGGGTCGTCGTCATCGGTTCCCGGCGGAGTGTCCGCGGGTTCGCCAACGTGTTGACGCCCGAACCGGTACTCGAGGACGCTGACGACATCGTCATCGTCGGCGGGAGCGAGATCGGTTATCAGACGGCCCGGCTATTCGAGGCCGAGGGGATCGAACCGCGGCTGATCGAACACGACCCCGATCGGGCGCGGGAACTGGCCGAGGAACTCCCGGAAACGCTCGTCTTCGAGAGCGACGCCACCGACGTCGACTTCCTCGTTCGCGAACACGTCGACGAGTCGGACATCGTCGTCGCCGCCCTGAACAGCGACGAGCGCAACCTCCTCGTGGCGCTGCTCGCGAAACGGATCGGGGCCAAGCGGACGATCGGCGTCGTCGAGTCCGCCAGACACGTCGATCTCTTCGAGACGGTCGGGATCGACGTCGCGGTCAACCCGCGGCTCGTGACGGCCGAGGAGATCACTCGCTTCACCCGCGAGTACCGAACGGAGAACGTCGCCATGCTCGAGCACGACCGCGCGGAGGTCCTCGAGATCGAGATCGGCGTGGAGAGCATGCTCGCTGGAAACCGCATCCGTGACGTGATAGCGAACCTTCCGGACGGCGTCGTCGTCGGCGCGATCACTCGCGACGGGGAGTTGATCACGCCGCGCGGCGAGACGGTCGTCGAACGCGGCGATCACGTAATCGTCTTCGTCGAGACCGCGGCGCTCGACGAGGTTACGGCGGCCCTGTAG
- a CDS encoding response regulator, whose protein sequence is MNDRDASAREPDSSDGERTDDADILLVEDNPGDIRLLREALDVTEIPHRLHVVTDGNDALDFIYRRDGFEDASQPDLILLDLNLPQTDGHEVLNELKSDPEHGRIPVIVLSSSSEEGDIRRAYAAGANAYLTKPVDPNELVDRVELIETFWFSVARLPD, encoded by the coding sequence ATGAACGATCGCGACGCGTCGGCTCGCGAACCCGATTCGTCGGACGGGGAGCGAACCGACGACGCCGACATCCTCCTCGTCGAAGACAATCCCGGCGATATCAGGTTACTCCGGGAGGCCCTCGACGTTACCGAGATCCCACACCGACTCCACGTCGTCACCGACGGGAACGACGCGCTCGACTTCATCTACCGGCGAGACGGGTTCGAGGACGCCTCGCAACCGGATCTGATCCTCCTCGATCTGAACCTTCCCCAGACCGACGGTCACGAGGTCCTGAACGAACTGAAATCTGATCCGGAACACGGTCGGATCCCGGTTATCGTTCTCTCGAGTTCGAGCGAGGAAGGGGATATTCGACGAGCCTACGCGGCGGGAGCGAACGCTTACCTGACGAAACCCGTCGATCCGAACGAACTCGTCGATCGGGTCGAACTGATCGAGACGTTCTGGTTCTCGGTCGCTCGCCTGCCGGATTAG
- a CDS encoding M42 family metallopeptidase, whose protein sequence is MTPVSFDTDLLEELTETSGVPGYEDRIRELVVREFEENVDRVRTDAMGNVVGTLEGDSDYSVAVAAHMDEIGFMVRHVRGSDDGFGFVELDALGGWDARVLKAQRVSIHTEDGDIPGVIGSPPPHTLDDEEREKTPEVEDVAVDVGLPYEEATVRISRGDLVTMDQTTERVGETITGKALDDRVCLFAMLEAARRLEDPDVTIHFCATVQEEVGLRGANALGVDVDPDLAIALDVTIANDVPGFDDGEHVTDLGEGTAIKLKDSSVITNPKVHRRLKAVAESEEIDYQLEIMPAGGTDTAGFQNTAGAKPVGAISVPTRYLHTVTETAHVDDVAATIDLLEAFLATEDGDHEYTL, encoded by the coding sequence ATGACACCCGTTTCGTTCGATACCGATCTTCTCGAGGAACTTACCGAGACGAGCGGCGTTCCCGGCTACGAGGACCGCATCCGCGAACTCGTCGTCCGGGAGTTCGAAGAGAACGTCGACCGCGTTCGCACCGACGCGATGGGGAACGTAGTGGGGACGCTCGAGGGCGATTCCGACTACTCGGTCGCCGTCGCCGCCCACATGGACGAGATCGGTTTCATGGTTCGTCACGTCCGGGGCAGCGACGACGGCTTCGGTTTCGTCGAACTCGACGCCCTCGGCGGCTGGGACGCCCGCGTCCTCAAGGCCCAGCGCGTGTCGATCCACACCGAAGACGGCGACATTCCCGGCGTAATCGGCTCGCCGCCGCCACACACGTTAGACGACGAGGAGCGAGAGAAGACGCCCGAGGTGGAGGACGTCGCCGTCGACGTCGGCCTCCCCTACGAGGAGGCGACCGTGCGGATCTCCCGCGGGGACCTCGTCACGATGGACCAGACGACCGAACGCGTCGGCGAGACGATCACCGGAAAGGCGCTCGACGACCGCGTCTGCCTGTTCGCGATGCTCGAGGCCGCCCGCCGGCTCGAGGATCCCGACGTCACGATCCACTTCTGCGCGACGGTCCAGGAGGAGGTCGGCCTGCGCGGCGCGAACGCGCTCGGCGTCGACGTCGACCCCGACCTCGCGATCGCGCTCGACGTCACCATCGCCAACGACGTTCCCGGTTTCGACGACGGCGAACACGTGACCGACCTCGGCGAGGGCACCGCGATCAAACTCAAGGACTCGAGCGTCATCACGAACCCGAAGGTCCACCGGCGGCTGAAGGCCGTCGCCGAGAGCGAAGAGATCGACTACCAGCTCGAGATCATGCCGGCCGGCGGCACCGACACCGCCGGCTTCCAGAACACCGCCGGAGCGAAGCCCGTGGGGGCGATTTCGGTTCCGACCCGGTATCTCCACACCGTGACCGAGACCGCTCACGTCGACGACGTCGCAGCCACGATCGACCTCCTCGAGGCGTTCCTCGCGACCGAGGACGGTGACCACGAGTACACGCTGTAA
- a CDS encoding thiolase C-terminal domain-containing protein codes for MHDVRVAGAGLTAFGHSPERTSRDLFSEATIAAFDDGGVSREDVDALLYGNFMGELSEHQGHHGPLMAEAAGVQAPATRYESACASSGTAVRDAVMRIRNGEDDVVLVGGAERMTNLGTAGATEALAIAADDLWEVRAGMTFPGAYALMAQAYFDEYGGEHEDLAHIAVKNHENALTNEKAQYQSAIEVADVLEAPPVSEPLGLYDSCPISDGAAAVVLVSDEYAAEHGLDAPVSISGTGQGGDRMALHDREFLARSPAARDAGEEAYADAGIDAGDVDVAEVHDCFTIAEVLAIEALDLESVGEGISAARDGRTTADGETPVNLSGGLKAKGHPVGATGASQIAELAALLSGDHPNSEFVPDATTGVAHNAGGTVASATVHVLEVSDQ; via the coding sequence ATGCATGACGTACGTGTCGCAGGCGCCGGACTGACCGCGTTCGGGCACAGTCCCGAGCGGACGAGCCGGGACCTATTCTCGGAGGCGACTATCGCCGCCTTCGATGACGGCGGTGTTTCCAGGGAGGACGTCGACGCGCTTCTCTACGGCAACTTCATGGGAGAGCTGTCGGAACACCAGGGCCACCACGGCCCGCTGATGGCGGAGGCTGCGGGCGTCCAGGCGCCGGCGACCCGCTACGAGTCGGCCTGCGCCTCGAGCGGTACCGCCGTTCGCGACGCCGTAATGCGGATCCGCAACGGCGAGGACGACGTCGTCCTCGTCGGCGGCGCCGAACGGATGACCAACCTCGGAACGGCGGGCGCGACCGAGGCGCTCGCGATCGCCGCCGACGACCTCTGGGAGGTCCGCGCCGGGATGACGTTCCCCGGCGCCTACGCGCTGATGGCCCAGGCGTACTTCGACGAGTACGGCGGCGAGCACGAGGATCTGGCCCACATCGCCGTCAAGAACCACGAGAACGCCCTCACCAACGAGAAGGCCCAGTACCAGAGCGCGATCGAGGTAGCGGACGTGCTCGAGGCGCCGCCGGTCTCGGAGCCGCTCGGTCTCTACGACTCCTGTCCGATCTCGGACGGCGCCGCCGCGGTCGTTCTCGTCAGCGACGAGTACGCGGCGGAACACGGTCTCGACGCACCGGTTTCGATCTCGGGGACGGGCCAGGGCGGCGACCGGATGGCGCTACACGACCGCGAGTTCCTCGCTCGCTCCCCTGCCGCCCGCGACGCCGGCGAGGAGGCGTACGCTGACGCCGGAATCGACGCCGGCGACGTCGACGTCGCCGAGGTCCACGACTGCTTTACCATCGCCGAGGTGCTCGCGATCGAGGCGCTCGACCTCGAGTCCGTCGGCGAGGGAATCTCGGCGGCCCGCGACGGACGGACGACCGCAGACGGCGAGACGCCGGTCAACCTCTCGGGCGGCCTCAAGGCGAAGGGACACCCCGTCGGCGCGACCGGCGCCTCCCAGATCGCCGAACTCGCCGCGCTCCTGTCGGGCGACCACCCCAACAGCGAGTTCGTCCCGGACGCGACGACCGGCGTCGCCCACAACGCGGGTGGCACCGTCGCGAGTGCGACGGTTCACGTCCTGGAGGTGAGCGATCAATGA
- a CDS encoding Zn-ribbon domain-containing OB-fold protein, with translation MSDDESEVQDAGFDEWLDAAEADEAYALECPNDHGSLPPRRVCPECGATELEEVPLPGTGEIETFTVTHVPTPAFEEDAPYATAVARFGPVRVTGQVVGVNLETVENGLEVELEITVSETTGERVLGFSPI, from the coding sequence ATGAGCGACGACGAGTCCGAAGTTCAGGACGCCGGCTTCGACGAGTGGCTCGACGCCGCCGAAGCGGACGAGGCGTACGCCCTCGAGTGTCCGAACGATCACGGCTCGCTCCCGCCGCGTCGCGTCTGTCCCGAGTGCGGCGCGACGGAGCTCGAGGAGGTTCCGCTGCCCGGCACCGGCGAGATCGAGACGTTCACCGTCACGCACGTCCCGACGCCGGCGTTCGAGGAAGACGCACCGTACGCGACGGCTGTCGCACGCTTCGGTCCCGTCCGGGTGACCGGACAGGTCGTCGGCGTCAACCTCGAGACGGTCGAGAACGGGCTCGAAGTCGAACTCGAGATCACGGTTTCGGAGACGACCGGCGAGCGCGTTCTCGGATTCAGCCCGATCTGA
- a CDS encoding NAD+ synthase, with product MANLYEQTQDEIEPVDLRFAEDEIEAQVDHLTDFIQKRVDSMGADGAEIALSGGIDSTATAHLAVEALGADNVHGVLLPKEVNEEENMSDAERVAEDLGIDYDVIGIDSIMEEVLEQGDAETDNPSEDHWEGRYVGNTSARVRMTLIYLIANRENRLVLGTGNRAELATGYVTKYGDGGVDCNPLGNLYKQQVRQVAAHFGVPESIVRKTPTGGMVDYETDEEELGLGYDTLDAVLAFYIDGNLPASVVSRLTETPVDGVKHVEQLHEESAHKRTPPAVPEPLF from the coding sequence ATGGCGAATCTCTACGAGCAGACCCAGGACGAGATCGAACCGGTCGACCTCCGATTTGCGGAAGACGAGATCGAAGCACAGGTCGACCACCTTACCGATTTTATTCAGAAACGGGTCGACTCGATGGGCGCCGACGGCGCCGAAATCGCGCTCTCCGGTGGGATCGACAGTACGGCAACCGCTCACCTCGCAGTCGAGGCGCTCGGCGCCGACAACGTCCACGGCGTCCTCCTCCCCAAGGAGGTAAACGAGGAGGAGAACATGAGCGACGCGGAACGCGTCGCGGAGGACCTCGGGATCGATTACGACGTGATCGGCATCGATTCGATCATGGAGGAGGTCCTGGAGCAGGGCGACGCCGAGACCGACAACCCCTCGGAGGATCACTGGGAGGGTCGGTACGTCGGCAACACCAGCGCCCGCGTGCGGATGACGCTAATCTACCTCATCGCCAACCGCGAGAATCGACTCGTGCTCGGCACCGGGAACCGCGCGGAGCTCGCGACGGGCTACGTCACCAAGTACGGCGACGGCGGCGTCGACTGTAACCCGCTGGGTAACCTGTACAAACAGCAGGTCCGACAGGTCGCCGCTCACTTCGGCGTTCCCGAGTCGATCGTCCGGAAGACGCCGACCGGCGGCATGGTCGACTACGAGACCGACGAGGAGGAACTCGGTCTCGGCTACGACACGCTCGACGCCGTACTCGCCTTCTACATCGACGGCAACCTTCCGGCGTCGGTCGTCTCGCGGCTGACCGAAACGCCCGTCGACGGCGTCAAGCACGTCGAACAGCTCCACGAGGAGAGCGCTCACAAACGGACACCGCCGGCGGTTCCGGAACCGCTGTTCTGA
- a CDS encoding BCCT family transporter — protein MSGIRNAWQRFTDELDYTVFGAGFAVTLLAVLAFAFRDEAAASQMERANEFLQASFGWAYLLVMFVLVVFVGFLIFSPWGNITLGKDGEEPAFSFPAYFAMLYSAGIAAGVVFWGPAEAIFHYDAVSPFVGAESHTPEAAVGAIQYTFFHWGISAWTAYVVLGIPIAYYGYRYDAPMRISTILVPWLGQDNLDRPIAKAVDILAVFATIGGVAATLGFVGDQFLTGIEWTTGTAVGDAGTVLVITGLTVAFTVSVALGVRKGIRRIAYFNLALFGLLLILTFLLGPTRYIMALGTEALGGYIDDFITMSFYTGADASESSSVAGWVGGWTIFYWAWWFSWAPFVGLFIARISRGRTVRQVAVTGVLASTSITIPWFATMGGSAIFFQQTGQADILGAIAVHDEAGAGYPLFEALPLGGVLTVLFLLLVTTFFITSADSSTLALGMLTAGGEEEPSTINRIIWGFLIGALASLLMVVGGVDALQAAAIITGGPFAIITLVAAASMVLAFGNRESIFLREEDDVSVPGSENVIDQDPADD, from the coding sequence ATGAGCGGTATCCGAAACGCCTGGCAGCGGTTTACCGACGAACTCGATTACACCGTCTTCGGCGCCGGTTTCGCCGTGACGCTGCTCGCGGTACTCGCGTTCGCGTTCAGAGACGAGGCCGCTGCCAGCCAGATGGAGAGAGCGAACGAATTCCTCCAGGCGAGTTTCGGCTGGGCGTACCTGCTGGTCATGTTCGTCCTGGTCGTCTTCGTCGGCTTCCTGATATTCAGCCCGTGGGGCAACATCACGCTCGGGAAGGACGGCGAGGAGCCGGCGTTCAGCTTTCCCGCGTACTTCGCGATGCTGTACTCGGCGGGAATCGCGGCGGGAGTCGTCTTCTGGGGCCCCGCCGAGGCGATCTTCCACTACGACGCCGTCTCGCCGTTCGTCGGCGCCGAGTCGCACACCCCCGAGGCTGCCGTCGGCGCCATCCAGTATACGTTCTTTCACTGGGGAATCTCCGCGTGGACCGCCTACGTCGTACTCGGAATTCCGATCGCGTACTACGGCTACCGGTACGACGCGCCGATGCGTATCTCGACGATCCTCGTTCCCTGGCTCGGACAGGACAACCTCGACAGGCCGATCGCAAAGGCCGTCGACATTCTCGCGGTGTTCGCGACGATCGGCGGCGTCGCGGCCACCCTCGGCTTCGTCGGCGACCAGTTTCTCACGGGCATCGAGTGGACGACCGGCACCGCGGTCGGAGATGCTGGGACCGTACTCGTCATCACCGGGCTGACGGTCGCGTTCACCGTCTCGGTGGCCCTCGGCGTTCGGAAGGGGATCCGGCGGATCGCTTACTTCAACCTCGCACTGTTCGGCCTGTTGCTGATCCTGACCTTCCTGCTCGGGCCGACGCGGTACATCATGGCGCTGGGAACGGAGGCGCTCGGCGGCTACATCGACGACTTCATCACGATGAGCTTCTACACCGGCGCGGACGCTAGCGAGAGCTCGAGCGTCGCCGGCTGGGTCGGCGGCTGGACGATCTTTTACTGGGCGTGGTGGTTCTCGTGGGCCCCCTTCGTCGGGCTGTTCATCGCGCGAATCTCGCGGGGCCGGACCGTTCGACAGGTCGCCGTCACCGGCGTCCTCGCCTCGACCAGCATCACGATCCCGTGGTTCGCGACGATGGGCGGCTCGGCGATCTTCTTCCAGCAGACCGGCCAGGCCGACATCCTCGGCGCGATCGCCGTCCACGACGAGGCCGGCGCGGGCTACCCCTTATTCGAGGCGCTCCCGCTCGGCGGCGTGCTGACCGTACTGTTCCTCCTGCTGGTGACGACGTTTTTCATCACCTCGGCGGACTCCTCGACGCTCGCGCTCGGCATGCTGACCGCGGGCGGCGAGGAGGAACCCTCGACGATCAACCGAATAATCTGGGGCTTTCTGATCGGAGCGCTCGCGTCGCTGCTGATGGTCGTCGGCGGCGTCGACGCGCTGCAGGCGGCCGCGATCATCACCGGCGGACCGTTCGCGATCATCACGCTGGTCGCCGCCGCGTCGATGGTGCTCGCGTTCGGAAACCGGGAGTCGATCTTCCTCCGCGAGGAGGACGACGTCTCCGTTCCCGGCTCCGAGAACGTCATCGATCAGGATCCGGCGGACGACTGA